One Rhizobium acidisoli DNA window includes the following coding sequences:
- a CDS encoding carbohydrate ABC transporter permease, translating into MSMANSGDRRGPVSSLLQNNNVLGFLFMLPAAVFLVCFLTYPLGLGVWLGFTDTRIGRDGIFIGLENYQFLMDDSVFWLSVFNTILYTSVASVLKFALGLWLAMLLNQHLPYKSFFRAIVLLPWVVPTVLSALAFWWIYDSQFSIISWSLMKLGLISGPINFLGDPINARISVIVANVWRGIPFVAISLLAGLQTIPASLQEAASLDGATSWQRFRYVTLPMLTPIIAVVMTFSVLFTFTDFQLIYVLTKGGPVNATHLMATLSFQRGIPGGQLGEGAAIAVAMVPFLLGAIMFSFFGLQRRKWQQGGQD; encoded by the coding sequence ATGTCGATGGCAAATTCGGGGGATAGGCGTGGGCCGGTCTCTTCGCTCCTGCAGAACAACAATGTGCTCGGCTTCCTGTTCATGCTGCCGGCGGCGGTGTTCCTTGTCTGCTTTCTCACCTATCCGCTGGGGCTCGGCGTCTGGCTCGGCTTCACCGATACCCGGATCGGCCGCGACGGCATCTTCATCGGGCTGGAGAACTACCAGTTCCTGATGGACGACTCCGTCTTCTGGCTGTCGGTCTTCAACACCATTCTCTATACCTCCGTCGCCTCGGTGCTGAAATTCGCGCTGGGCCTCTGGCTGGCAATGCTGCTCAACCAGCATCTGCCCTACAAATCCTTCTTCCGGGCCATCGTTCTGCTGCCCTGGGTCGTACCGACGGTGCTTTCGGCGCTGGCCTTCTGGTGGATCTACGATTCCCAGTTCTCGATCATCTCCTGGTCGCTGATGAAGCTGGGGCTGATCAGTGGGCCAATCAACTTCCTCGGCGATCCGATCAATGCCCGCATATCCGTCATTGTCGCCAATGTCTGGCGCGGCATTCCTTTCGTGGCGATCTCGCTGCTTGCGGGGCTGCAGACGATCCCGGCGTCGCTGCAGGAGGCTGCCTCGCTCGACGGCGCCACGAGCTGGCAGCGTTTCCGCTATGTGACGCTGCCGATGCTGACGCCAATCATCGCCGTCGTGATGACCTTCTCGGTGCTTTTCACCTTTACCGACTTCCAGCTCATCTACGTGCTGACCAAGGGCGGCCCCGTCAACGCGACGCATCTGATGGCGACGCTGTCGTTCCAGCGCGGCATTCCCGGCGGCCAGCTTGGCGAGGGTGCGGCCATAGCGGTTGCCATGGTGCCCTTCCTGCTCGGCGCGATCATGTTCAGCTTCTTCGGCCTGCAACGGCGCAAGTGGCAGCAGGGCGGCCAAGATTAA
- a CDS encoding RidA family protein: MTQREAIFPADRHALYEKHGYSAAIRSGDLLFVSGQVGSRPDGTVEPDFERQVRLAFENLKATLRAAGCMLDDIVDVTSFHTDPENQFATIIAVKQEIFSKPPYPNWTALGVNWLAGFDFEIKVIARIPASE; this comes from the coding sequence ATGACCCAACGCGAAGCAATCTTTCCTGCCGACAGGCACGCTCTTTACGAAAAGCACGGCTATTCCGCCGCGATTCGGTCCGGTGATCTGCTTTTTGTGTCCGGACAGGTCGGAAGCCGTCCTGATGGAACAGTCGAGCCCGATTTCGAAAGGCAGGTGAGGCTGGCCTTCGAAAATTTGAAGGCGACGCTGCGCGCAGCCGGCTGCATGCTGGATGATATCGTCGATGTCACCAGCTTCCACACCGACCCTGAAAACCAGTTCGCAACCATCATTGCCGTCAAGCAGGAAATTTTCAGCAAGCCGCCTTATCCGAACTGGACTGCGCTCGGCGTCAACTGGCTCGCTGGCTTCGACTTCGAGATAAAGGTTATCGCCCGTATCCCGGC
- a CDS encoding FadR/GntR family transcriptional regulator produces MDVRAMLEEVATLGGAPKKSMKDFVVQKIATFIATGILKTGDPLPSERDLAAALSVSRETVRGAILILSTHGILSVTQGTRTVVASEDVGELAVQAARYRDIAAYSLDNVHEARLLIEAQVVRAAAVKMEASTLDYLGKSIAAQEAACDDPVRFLICDREFHTAIYRSSGNAVLADMAADLYSYLLSHRRRVVSQPGTIATSISDHRLILAGLETRDPDAACAAFAIHETRIYTTTKLLLA; encoded by the coding sequence ATGGATGTACGAGCCATGCTCGAAGAGGTTGCGACGCTTGGGGGAGCGCCGAAGAAGTCGATGAAAGACTTCGTCGTCCAGAAGATTGCGACCTTCATCGCCACCGGCATCCTCAAAACCGGCGACCCGCTGCCCAGTGAACGTGACCTGGCCGCCGCGCTCTCGGTCAGCCGCGAGACCGTCCGCGGCGCGATCCTCATCCTCTCCACGCATGGAATTCTCTCGGTTACGCAGGGAACGCGCACGGTGGTGGCATCTGAAGATGTCGGCGAATTGGCTGTCCAGGCGGCGCGCTATCGGGACATTGCGGCCTATAGTCTCGACAATGTCCATGAGGCGCGGCTGCTGATCGAAGCGCAGGTGGTCAGGGCTGCCGCGGTCAAGATGGAAGCGTCAACGCTTGATTATCTCGGCAAGTCGATCGCGGCACAGGAAGCTGCCTGTGACGATCCTGTGCGTTTCTTGATCTGTGACCGTGAGTTTCATACCGCCATCTACCGCTCCAGCGGCAATGCGGTGCTCGCCGACATGGCCGCCGACCTCTATTCTTATCTTCTCAGCCACCGCAGGCGCGTCGTATCGCAGCCCGGAACGATCGCCACGAGCATCTCCGATCACCGGTTGATCCTCGCCGGTCTGGAGACGCGAGATCCGGATGCCGCATGCGCGGCCTTCGCGATCCATGAAACCCGCATTTATACGACAACCAAGCTGCTCCTAGCGTAG
- the ligD gene encoding DNA ligase D has translation MANDNLSTYRSKRDFQKTAEPSGEKQIARSNRRRFVIQKHDATRLHYDLRLELDGVFKSWAVTKGPSLDPHDKRLAVEVEDHPLDYGDFEGTIPKGQYGGGTVMLWDRGYWEPEGKKSPEQALAKGDFKFTLEGERLHGSFVLVRMRNDRDGGKRTNWLLIKHHDAFSVEADGAAVLEENDTSVASGRTMDTIAAGKGRKPKPFMIKGGDIKSDAVWDSNHGLAAEDGKVEARADRTPKTAGSVDLPDFIAPQLCQTLERPPAGEGWIHEIKFDGYRIQMRILDGEVTLKTRKGLDWTGKYPEIAEAASALPDAIIDGEICALDDHGAPDFAALQAAISEGKTGDLVYFAFDLLYEGGEDLRSLPVVERKARLQSLLSDAGDDPRLGFVEHFETGGDAVLRSACKLSLEGIVSKQSDAPYQSGRTESWAKSKCRAGHEVVIGAYAKTNGKFRSLLVGVYRGDHFVYVGRVGTGYGAKKVETLLPKLQALEAAKSPFTGIGAPKKEAEVTWVKPKLVAEIEFAGWTADGIVRQAAFKGLREDKPAREVKAERPAKPAETDVPEPLAEVMAKPTRRKGAKAEVMGVMISNPDKPLWQDANDGRPVTKEELGRYYEAVGSWMIAHIEGRPCSIIRTPDGLGGEQFFQRHAMPGTSNLLELVKVFGDKKPYLQIDRVEGLAAVAQIGAVELHPWNCEPHKPEVPGRLVFDLDPGPDVPFSTVVSAAREMRDRLDALGLVSFCKTTGGKGVHVVTPLAINKRKPLSWAEAKGFAHDVCQQMARDNPDLYLIKMTKSLRNGRIFLDYLRNDRMATAVAPLSPRARPGATVSMPLTWTQVKSDLDPKRFTIRTVPALLSKSSAWEDYCDGQRPLEQAIKRLGKALSAA, from the coding sequence ATGGCCAATGACAACCTATCGACCTATCGATCGAAGCGCGACTTTCAAAAAACGGCGGAGCCGAGCGGCGAGAAGCAGATCGCACGCAGCAACCGCCGTCGCTTCGTCATCCAGAAACATGACGCCACGCGGCTGCATTACGACCTGCGGCTCGAGCTCGACGGCGTGTTCAAATCCTGGGCTGTCACCAAAGGCCCATCGCTCGATCCCCACGACAAGCGGCTGGCCGTCGAGGTCGAAGATCACCCGCTCGATTATGGCGACTTTGAAGGCACGATCCCGAAAGGACAATATGGCGGCGGCACGGTGATGTTGTGGGACCGCGGCTATTGGGAGCCCGAGGGAAAGAAGAGCCCGGAGCAGGCGCTTGCCAAGGGCGATTTCAAGTTCACGCTGGAAGGTGAAAGGCTGCACGGCAGCTTCGTTCTGGTGCGCATGCGCAATGATCGCGATGGCGGCAAGCGAACCAACTGGCTGCTGATCAAGCACCACGACGCGTTCTCGGTCGAGGCGGATGGCGCAGCCGTCCTGGAAGAGAACGACACCTCCGTCGCCTCCGGCCGGACGATGGATACGATTGCCGCCGGCAAGGGCCGCAAGCCGAAGCCGTTCATGATCAAGGGCGGCGATATCAAGTCGGATGCCGTCTGGGACAGCAATCACGGGCTGGCCGCAGAAGACGGGAAGGTGGAGGCGCGAGCCGACAGGACGCCGAAAACGGCTGGAAGTGTCGACCTCCCGGATTTCATCGCACCGCAGCTTTGCCAGACCCTGGAGCGGCCGCCGGCCGGCGAGGGCTGGATTCACGAGATCAAGTTCGACGGCTACCGTATCCAGATGCGCATACTCGACGGCGAGGTGACGCTGAAGACCCGCAAAGGGCTTGACTGGACCGGCAAATATCCGGAGATCGCCGAGGCGGCATCCGCGCTGCCCGACGCCATCATCGACGGCGAAATCTGCGCTCTCGACGACCATGGTGCGCCGGATTTCGCAGCCCTGCAGGCGGCCATTTCGGAAGGCAAGACGGGCGATCTCGTCTATTTCGCCTTCGACCTTCTTTACGAGGGTGGCGAGGACTTGCGATCCCTGCCTGTCGTCGAGCGCAAGGCCCGGCTTCAAAGCCTGCTGTCGGATGCCGGCGATGACCCTCGGCTCGGTTTCGTCGAGCATTTCGAAACCGGCGGCGATGCGGTCCTCCGCTCCGCCTGCAAGCTCTCTCTGGAAGGCATCGTATCCAAACAAAGCGATGCACCCTATCAATCCGGCCGCACCGAAAGCTGGGCGAAGTCAAAATGCCGCGCCGGCCACGAAGTGGTGATCGGCGCCTATGCCAAGACCAACGGTAAATTCCGATCCTTGCTGGTCGGCGTCTACCGCGGCGACCACTTCGTCTATGTCGGCCGCGTCGGCACGGGATATGGCGCCAAGAAAGTGGAAACGCTGCTTCCGAAACTGCAAGCGCTCGAGGCGGCAAAATCGCCCTTTACCGGCATCGGCGCGCCGAAGAAGGAGGCCGAGGTCACCTGGGTGAAGCCCAAGCTCGTGGCGGAAATCGAGTTTGCCGGCTGGACCGCCGACGGTATCGTCCGCCAGGCGGCCTTCAAGGGCCTGCGCGAGGACAAACCGGCCAGGGAGGTCAAGGCCGAACGGCCGGCCAAACCGGCAGAGACCGACGTGCCGGAGCCGTTGGCCGAGGTGATGGCGAAGCCCACCCGCCGCAAAGGCGCCAAAGCCGAGGTGATGGGCGTGATGATCTCCAATCCGGACAAACCGCTATGGCAGGATGCCAATGACGGCAGGCCGGTTACCAAGGAAGAACTGGGCCGCTATTATGAAGCCGTCGGCAGCTGGATGATCGCGCATATCGAGGGGCGCCCCTGTTCGATAATCCGTACGCCCGATGGGCTTGGCGGCGAGCAATTCTTCCAGCGCCATGCAATGCCCGGCACCTCCAACCTTCTCGAACTGGTCAAGGTCTTCGGCGACAAAAAGCCCTATCTGCAGATCGACCGGGTCGAGGGTCTGGCTGCCGTGGCGCAGATCGGCGCCGTCGAGCTGCACCCCTGGAATTGCGAACCGCATAAGCCGGAGGTACCGGGCCGGCTGGTATTCGACCTCGACCCCGGACCCGACGTGCCGTTCTCGACGGTCGTTTCCGCCGCCCGCGAAATGCGCGACCGTCTCGACGCGCTGGGTCTCGTCAGTTTCTGCAAGACCACAGGCGGCAAGGGTGTGCACGTCGTCACGCCGCTTGCGATCAACAAGCGCAAGCCGCTTTCCTGGGCAGAAGCGAAGGGCTTCGCGCACGACGTCTGCCAGCAGATGGCGCGCGACAATCCCGATCTCTATCTGATCAAGATGACCAAGAGCCTGCGGAACGGCCGCATCTTCCTCGACTATCTCCGCAACGATCGGATGGCGACGGCTGTGGCGCCATTGTCGCCCCGGGCTCGGCCGGGCGCCACCGTCTCGATGCCGCTGACCTGGACCCAGGTCAAATCCGATCTCGACCCGAAACGCTTCACCATCCGCACTGTGCCGGCACTGCTGTCGAAATCGTCAGCCTGGGAGGATTATTGCGACGGCCAGCGGCCGCTGGAGCAGGCGATCAAACGGCTGGGCAAAGCTTTAAGCGCGGCTTGA
- a CDS encoding redoxin domain-containing protein codes for MGDQKRPLQPGDAAPGFALAAANFDGTVSFADLRGRPFLIGFFRGLHCPFCRRQLEQLAAVQPTLYAAGVETVAVINTPVERARLYFRHRPTPVTLLCDPDCRTHRAYGVPHAGFLPDGSREQPEWPYRTTMAQFQTARINPTGELPEPLHPMEANTILNAKDGFELVEADHAIFENHATQLVGHYLVNANGTIGWARIEALDGPNNLSVFPTTAEIITAAGSLGR; via the coding sequence ATGGGTGACCAGAAACGCCCGCTGCAGCCTGGTGACGCCGCGCCCGGATTCGCACTGGCCGCGGCCAACTTCGACGGAACGGTCTCTTTCGCCGACTTGCGCGGCCGCCCGTTCCTGATCGGCTTCTTTCGCGGACTGCACTGCCCGTTCTGCCGGCGCCAGCTGGAACAGCTTGCCGCGGTACAGCCGACCCTCTACGCCGCCGGAGTGGAGACCGTCGCCGTTATCAATACACCGGTGGAACGTGCGCGGCTGTATTTCCGCCACCGGCCGACGCCGGTAACGCTTCTGTGCGACCCGGATTGCCGCACGCACCGGGCCTACGGTGTGCCGCATGCCGGGTTCCTGCCCGATGGGAGCCGCGAGCAGCCCGAATGGCCCTATAGGACAACAATGGCGCAGTTCCAGACGGCACGCATCAACCCCACCGGCGAACTGCCGGAACCGCTGCACCCGATGGAAGCCAACACGATACTCAACGCCAAGGACGGCTTCGAGCTTGTCGAAGCCGACCATGCGATCTTCGAGAACCACGCAACCCAGCTCGTCGGGCACTACCTGGTCAATGCGAACGGCACGATCGGCTGGGCGCGGATCGAGGCGCTCGACGGACCGAACAACCTCTCCGTCTTCCCCACGACGGCGGAGATCATCACCGCCGCCGGCAGCCTTGGACGCTGA
- a CDS encoding carbohydrate ABC transporter permease, which yields MSTRSNTADRANTANQVVTDNAEGMSYLNRLPRRIVMLYLPMAVFVFVLLFPFYWMAITAVKPNEQLTDYSNYSPFWVVGPTLAHIKYLFLETSYPGWLWNTMLVAVCSTFLSLVASVLGAYAIERVRFTGSRSVGLVIFLAYLVPPSILFIPLAFIVFKLGIYDSRLALIFTYPTFLIPFCTWLLMGYFRSIPFELEESALVDGANRWQILTKIILPLAVPGLISAGIFAFTLSWNEFIYALTFIQSSENKTIPVGVLTELVRGDVFEWGALMAGALFGSLPVVILYSFFVDYYVSSMTGAVKE from the coding sequence ATGTCGACACGTTCAAACACAGCCGATCGGGCCAACACCGCCAATCAGGTCGTGACCGACAATGCCGAAGGCATGAGCTATCTGAACCGCCTGCCGCGGCGGATCGTCATGCTCTATTTGCCGATGGCCGTCTTCGTCTTCGTTCTGCTCTTCCCCTTCTACTGGATGGCGATCACCGCGGTGAAACCCAACGAACAGCTGACCGATTACAGCAATTACAGCCCGTTCTGGGTGGTCGGGCCGACGCTGGCGCACATCAAATACCTGTTCCTCGAGACATCCTATCCGGGCTGGCTGTGGAACACGATGCTGGTGGCGGTCTGCTCCACCTTCCTCTCGCTGGTGGCTTCGGTGTTGGGTGCCTATGCCATCGAGCGCGTCCGCTTCACCGGCTCGCGTTCCGTCGGCCTGGTGATCTTCCTCGCCTATCTCGTGCCGCCGTCGATCCTCTTCATCCCGCTTGCCTTCATCGTCTTCAAGCTGGGCATCTACGACTCCCGGCTGGCGCTGATCTTCACCTACCCGACCTTCCTCATTCCTTTCTGCACCTGGCTACTGATGGGCTATTTCCGCTCGATCCCGTTCGAGCTGGAGGAAAGCGCGCTGGTGGATGGCGCCAACAGATGGCAGATTCTCACCAAGATCATCCTGCCACTCGCCGTGCCGGGGCTGATTTCGGCCGGGATCTTCGCCTTCACGCTGTCCTGGAACGAATTCATCTATGCCCTTACTTTCATTCAGTCATCGGAGAATAAAACCATTCCCGTCGGCGTGCTGACCGAACTGGTGCGCGGCGATGTCTTCGAATGGGGGGCGCTGATGGCCGGCGCCCTGTTCGGTTCGCTGCCGGTGGTCATCCTCTACTCGTTCTTCGTGGATTACTACGTGTCCTCGATGACCGGGGCGGTGAAGGAGTGA
- a CDS encoding ABC transporter ATP-binding protein, with product MAGVQFADVRKSFGVHPVIRGVDIDIADGEFVILVGPSGCGKSTLLRMLAGLENISGGEIKIGGRVVNTLPPKDRDIAMVFQNYALYPHMTVEQNMGFSLMLNKAPKAEAEKRVKYAAGILGLDKLLDRYPRQLSGGQRQRVAMGRAIVRDPEVFLFDEPLSNLDAKLRVAMRAEIKELHQRLKTTTVYVTHDQIEAMTMADKIVVMHDGIVEQIGSPLELYDKPANLFVGGFIGSPAMNMIKGRLNPENPTQFRASDGTALPVANPPADAIGRDLVYGLRPEYILLDANGLPGEIVVIEPTGYETHLTLKLGGSDVSCVFRERVNARPGEILRVGIDAAHVHLFDAESGRRLTD from the coding sequence ATGGCAGGCGTTCAATTCGCGGATGTGCGGAAATCGTTCGGTGTGCATCCTGTCATCAGGGGGGTGGATATCGACATTGCCGATGGGGAATTCGTCATCCTGGTCGGCCCCTCGGGCTGCGGCAAGTCGACCCTTCTGCGGATGCTGGCAGGGCTCGAAAACATTTCCGGCGGCGAGATCAAGATCGGCGGGCGCGTCGTCAACACGCTGCCGCCGAAGGACCGGGACATCGCCATGGTGTTTCAGAACTATGCGCTCTATCCGCATATGACGGTGGAGCAGAACATGGGCTTCTCGCTGATGCTGAACAAGGCGCCGAAGGCGGAGGCCGAAAAGCGGGTGAAATATGCCGCCGGCATCCTCGGCCTCGACAAATTGCTCGACCGTTATCCGCGCCAGCTTTCCGGCGGCCAGCGCCAGCGTGTCGCCATGGGCCGGGCGATCGTGCGCGATCCGGAGGTCTTCCTGTTCGACGAGCCGCTGTCCAACCTCGATGCCAAGCTGCGCGTCGCCATGCGCGCCGAGATCAAGGAACTGCACCAGCGGCTGAAAACCACCACGGTTTACGTCACCCACGACCAGATCGAGGCGATGACCATGGCCGACAAGATCGTCGTCATGCATGACGGCATCGTCGAGCAGATCGGTTCGCCGCTCGAGCTTTACGACAAGCCGGCCAATCTCTTCGTCGGCGGCTTCATCGGTTCGCCGGCGATGAACATGATCAAGGGCAGGCTCAATCCGGAAAACCCGACACAGTTCAGGGCCTCCGACGGCACGGCGCTGCCGGTCGCCAATCCGCCGGCCGACGCCATCGGCCGCGACCTCGTCTACGGCCTTCGTCCCGAATACATCCTGCTCGACGCCAATGGCCTGCCCGGCGAAATCGTGGTGATCGAGCCGACCGGCTACGAGACACATCTCACCCTCAAGCTCGGTGGCAGCGATGTCAGCTGCGTGTTCCGCGAACGCGTCAATGCGCGGCCGGGCGAAATCCTGCGCGTCGGCATCGACGCCGCGCATGTTCATCTCTTCGATGCCGAGAGCGGCCGGAGATTGACCGACTGA
- a CDS encoding ABC transporter substrate-binding protein, which produces MRIRRRDFLAASAAVAGAAGLGIRPSLAQAEPSYTPESGASLRLLRWTPFVKGDEEAWLANTKKFTEATGVEVRIDKESWEDIRPKAAVAANVGSGPDLIMCWFDDAHQYPDKLVDLTELGNYLGNKYEGWYDGVKGYATRGDTFIAMPLTAIGNAVVYRDSHVKAAGFNEFPNDTAGFLELCKAMKAKGTPAGFPHGKAVGDGNNYAHWLLWSHNGMMVDESGKVTINSPETLASINYAKELYATFIPGTESWQDVNNNRAFLAGQVSLIANGVSVYYTAKNDPKLAEIAKDIRTTNFPIGPVGKSVELCQTSSLLLFKHTKYPEAAKAYIKFMMEADQMNAWIQGSSAYCCQPLKAFAKNPIWTADPVHAPYARASEKLRPNGYAGPLGYASAATMADYVLVDMYAAAVTGQMSPEDAMKEAERRANRYYRV; this is translated from the coding sequence ATGAGGATCAGAAGACGTGACTTTCTTGCCGCCTCGGCTGCCGTCGCCGGCGCCGCCGGCCTCGGCATCCGGCCATCCCTGGCGCAGGCCGAGCCGAGCTACACGCCGGAAAGCGGTGCCAGCCTTCGCCTGCTTCGCTGGACGCCCTTCGTCAAGGGCGACGAGGAGGCCTGGCTTGCCAACACCAAGAAATTCACCGAAGCGACCGGCGTCGAGGTGCGCATCGACAAGGAAAGCTGGGAAGACATCCGCCCGAAGGCTGCGGTCGCCGCCAATGTCGGCTCCGGCCCGGATCTCATCATGTGCTGGTTTGACGACGCCCACCAGTATCCAGACAAGCTGGTCGATCTCACCGAACTCGGCAACTATCTCGGCAACAAATATGAGGGCTGGTACGACGGCGTGAAGGGGTATGCGACGCGCGGCGACACCTTCATCGCCATGCCGTTGACGGCCATCGGCAATGCCGTCGTCTACCGCGACAGCCATGTGAAGGCGGCCGGTTTCAACGAATTCCCGAACGATACCGCAGGCTTCCTCGAGCTCTGCAAGGCGATGAAGGCAAAGGGCACGCCCGCCGGCTTCCCGCACGGCAAGGCGGTCGGCGACGGCAACAACTACGCCCATTGGCTGCTCTGGAGCCATAACGGCATGATGGTCGACGAAAGCGGCAAGGTGACGATCAACAGCCCGGAGACGCTGGCTTCGATCAACTATGCCAAGGAACTCTACGCGACCTTCATTCCGGGCACGGAGAGCTGGCAGGACGTCAACAACAACCGCGCCTTCCTGGCCGGCCAGGTCTCGCTGATCGCCAACGGCGTCTCGGTCTATTACACGGCCAAGAACGACCCGAAGCTCGCCGAGATCGCCAAGGATATCCGCACGACGAACTTCCCGATCGGCCCTGTCGGCAAGAGCGTCGAGCTTTGCCAGACGAGCTCGCTGCTTCTCTTCAAGCACACAAAATATCCGGAAGCCGCAAAGGCCTACATCAAGTTCATGATGGAGGCCGACCAGATGAACGCCTGGATCCAGGGCTCCAGCGCCTATTGCTGCCAGCCGCTCAAGGCTTTCGCCAAGAACCCGATCTGGACGGCAGATCCGGTGCACGCGCCCTATGCGCGCGCCTCGGAAAAGCTGCGCCCGAACGGCTATGCCGGCCCGCTCGGCTACGCCTCGGCAGCGACCATGGCCGACTATGTTCTGGTCGACATGTATGCCGCCGCCGTTACCGGCCAGATGTCGCCTGAGGATGCGATGAAGGAAGCCGAACGCCGGGCCAACCGCTACTATCGCGTCTGA
- a CDS encoding TetR/AcrR family transcriptional regulator, with protein MARTRSETMQENRGKLIAAARKAFAEKGYTAASMDELTADAGLTRGALYHNFGDKRGLLAAVVDQIDMEMAARAKEIGARAGNVWQGLLAEGAAYIEMALNPEVQRIVLLDGPAVLGDPSQWPSQNTCLQVTKSTVERLIAQGILKPLDAEATARLLSGAAFNAALWIAASEDSQGVLPKAVEAFHALAAGLLLQRL; from the coding sequence ATGGCAAGAACACGCAGCGAAACGATGCAGGAAAACCGCGGCAAGTTGATCGCGGCTGCACGAAAGGCTTTCGCGGAAAAGGGGTACACCGCAGCATCTATGGACGAGCTGACGGCGGACGCCGGTCTGACACGGGGCGCGCTTTACCACAATTTCGGAGATAAGCGCGGGCTGCTGGCAGCGGTTGTCGATCAGATCGATATGGAAATGGCGGCGCGCGCCAAAGAGATCGGGGCGCGAGCGGGTAACGTTTGGCAAGGTCTGCTTGCCGAGGGTGCGGCCTATATCGAGATGGCGCTCAATCCGGAAGTCCAACGCATCGTCCTGCTCGACGGGCCTGCGGTTCTTGGCGATCCCTCGCAATGGCCGAGCCAGAACACCTGTCTGCAGGTGACAAAGAGCACCGTCGAGCGCCTGATTGCACAGGGCATCCTCAAGCCGCTTGACGCGGAGGCGACGGCCCGATTGCTGAGCGGCGCGGCGTTCAATGCGGCTCTCTGGATCGCCGCCAGCGAAGATTCGCAGGGCGTGCTGCCGAAAGCGGTCGAGGCCTTTCATGCCTTGGCGGCAGGTCTGCTTTTGCAGCGTCTGTGA
- the denD gene encoding D-erythronate dehydrogenase → MHILIIGAGGMIGRKLAASLARSGSLGAQTITRMTLVDIAPPPVPSGAVASVEALAADISEGDAAQALAARRADVIFHLAAIVSGEAERNFELGYRVNLDGTRALLEAIRHEGSRQAYVPRFVFSSSIAVYGSPFPDPIPDDYVQAPLTSYGVQKAISELLLADYSRRGFIDGVGIRLPTIVIRPGAPNAAASGFFSGILREPLAGQRAVLPVEETVKHWLASPRSAVKFLIHAATLDTSSLGARRTLTMPGVAATVADQIAALRRAAGPEAVGLIDRRRDEVIEGIVAGWPKSFAPDRATQLGFTAETSVDELIEVYLAEDAPGASRGD, encoded by the coding sequence ATGCATATTCTCATTATCGGGGCGGGAGGAATGATCGGCCGCAAGCTCGCCGCCAGCTTGGCGCGCAGCGGTTCGCTCGGTGCTCAAACGATCACCCGCATGACGCTTGTGGATATCGCCCCGCCGCCAGTGCCATCAGGCGCCGTAGCCTCGGTCGAAGCCCTGGCTGCCGATATTTCCGAAGGCGATGCGGCGCAAGCGCTGGCGGCTCGCCGGGCCGACGTGATCTTCCATCTCGCCGCGATCGTTTCCGGCGAGGCCGAGCGCAATTTCGAACTCGGCTACCGGGTCAATCTCGATGGAACGCGTGCGTTGCTGGAGGCAATCCGTCATGAGGGAAGCCGGCAAGCCTATGTTCCCCGCTTCGTCTTCTCTTCGTCGATTGCGGTCTACGGCTCGCCGTTTCCCGATCCGATCCCCGACGATTACGTCCAGGCGCCGCTCACCAGCTATGGCGTGCAAAAGGCGATATCCGAGCTTCTGCTCGCCGACTATTCACGCCGCGGCTTCATCGACGGTGTGGGAATTCGATTGCCGACCATCGTGATCCGGCCCGGTGCGCCGAACGCCGCCGCATCCGGCTTCTTTTCCGGGATCCTGCGGGAGCCGCTCGCCGGCCAGCGCGCCGTTCTTCCGGTGGAGGAAACGGTCAAGCACTGGCTGGCAAGCCCACGTTCCGCCGTCAAATTCCTGATCCACGCCGCGACGCTCGACACTTCGTCGCTGGGCGCGCGGCGCACGCTGACCATGCCCGGCGTTGCCGCAACCGTTGCCGATCAGATCGCCGCTTTGCGCCGGGCGGCCGGCCCCGAGGCGGTCGGCTTGATCGACCGCCGCCGCGACGAGGTCATCGAAGGGATCGTCGCCGGATGGCCGAAATCCTTTGCGCCTGACCGCGCGACGCAGCTGGGTTTTACCGCCGAAACCAGCGTCGACGAGCTCATCGAGGTCTATCTCGCCGAAGACGCTCCGGGTGCGTCCCGAGGAGATTAA